One stretch of Epinephelus lanceolatus isolate andai-2023 chromosome 15, ASM4190304v1, whole genome shotgun sequence DNA includes these proteins:
- the htr1d gene encoding 5-hydroxytryptamine receptor 1D: protein MELDNSSLDYFSSNFTEIPDTTTTPPWNKTTLLGLQISLSALLALVTLATVLSNAFVIATIFLTRKLHTPANFLIGSLAVTDLLVSILVMPISIVYTVSKTWSLGQIVCDIWLSSDITFCTASILHLCVIALDRYWAITDALEYSKRRTMRRAAVMVGVVWVISISISMPPLFWRQAKAHEELTECMVNTDQISYTLYSTFGAFYVPTVLLIILYGRIYVAARSRIFKTPSASGKRFTTAQLIQTSAGSSLCSLNSASNQEAHLHSGSAGGGGGSPLFMNSVKVKLADSVLERKRLCAARERKATKTLGIILGAFIVCWLPFFVGTLVMAICKECWFDPVLFDIFTWLGYLNSLINPVIYTVFNDEFKQAFQKLIKFRRCS, encoded by the coding sequence ATGGAGCTGGATAATAGCTCACTGGACTACTTTAGCAGCAACTTCACAGAGATTCCCGACACCACAACAACACCACCCTGGAACAAGACCACGCTGCTCGGCCTCCAGATCTCCCTGTCTGCACTCCTAGCTCTCGTCACCCTGGCTACTGTGCTCTCTAACGCCTTTGTCATTGCCACCATCTTTCTAACCAGGAAGCTCCACACCCCTGCTAACTTCCTGATTGGCTCCCTCGCCGTCACAGACCTGCTGGTGTCTATTTTAGTCATGCCAATCAGCATCGTCTACACCGTCAGCAAGACCTGGTCGCTGGGGCAGATTGTTTGCGACATCTGGCTGTCGTCTGATATCACCTTCTGCACGGCCTCCATCTTGCACCTGTGTGTGATCGCATTGGACCGCTACTGGGCCATCACAGACGCGCTGGAGTACTCGAAACGCCGCACCATGCGCCGGGCAGCAGTCATGGTTGGGGTGGTGTGGGTGATCTCCATATCGATTTCCATGCCTCCACTTTTCTGGCGGCAGGCCAAAGCCCACGAGGAGCTGACAGAGTGCATGGTGAATACTGATCAGATCTCTTACACCCTATACTCCACCTTCGGCGCCTTCTACGTCCCCACAGTGCTCCTCATCATCCTCTACGGACGGATCTATGtcgccgcccgctcccgcatCTTTAAGACACCTTCTGCCTCTGGGAAACGTTTCACCACAGCACAGCTCATCCAGACCTCTGCGGGCTCTTCTCTCTGTTCTCTTAATTCTGCCTCCAACCAGGAAGCACACCTACACTCTGGCAgcgcaggaggagggggagggtcGCCTCTGTTCATGAATAGTGTGAAAGTGAAGTTGGCAGACAGCGTGCTGGAGAGGAAACGTCTGTGCGCGGCTCGAGAGAGGAAAGCGACCAAGACGCTGGGCATCATCCTGGGCGCTTTCATTGTCTGTTGGCTCCCGTTCTTTGTGGGCACGCTCGTCATGGCCATATGTAAAGAGTGCTGGTTTGATCCAGTGCTTTTTGATATATTTACCTGGCTGGGATACCTGAACTCCCTCATCAATCCTGTTATCTACACCGTATTCAACGATGAGTTCAAACAGGCTTTCCAAAAACTCATTAAATTCAGACGATGCTCCTGA